In Aquiflexum balticum DSM 16537, a single genomic region encodes these proteins:
- a CDS encoding HAD family hydrolase, whose product MKKLENIDFLIFDLGNVIIDIDYDFSIRELKKILPEEKHHLTSSFFPSTFHKEYEKGMINSDQFRNAVRELYQVDLSNDQIDHVWNSLLRDVPQERIDLIGRLNRDFGTAVLSNTNEIHILKFNEMLKAQTSVDGLSGLFDRVFLSHEMGLAKPDEAIYEAVINEIQVEPKRVLFFDDLLANLEGAKRVGLQTYHITHPKALIQFFADVH is encoded by the coding sequence ATGAAAAAATTGGAGAATATTGATTTTTTGATCTTCGACTTGGGCAATGTTATCATCGATATTGATTATGATTTCAGTATCAGGGAGTTGAAAAAAATATTACCTGAAGAAAAGCATCACCTCACCTCAAGTTTTTTCCCCTCTACTTTTCACAAAGAATATGAAAAAGGAATGATAAATTCCGATCAGTTTAGAAATGCGGTCAGGGAATTGTATCAGGTGGACCTGTCAAATGATCAGATCGATCATGTTTGGAATAGTTTATTGAGAGATGTGCCGCAGGAAAGAATTGATCTGATCGGTAGGCTAAACCGTGACTTTGGAACCGCGGTCCTCAGCAATACCAATGAAATCCACATCTTGAAATTCAATGAAATGCTCAAAGCGCAAACTTCTGTTGATGGTCTTTCAGGATTGTTTGACAGGGTATTTCTAAGCCATGAAATGGGCTTGGCAAAGCCTGATGAAGCGATTTATGAAGCAGTAATCAATGAAATTCAGGTAGAACCCAAGAGAGTATTATTTTTTGATGACCTTTTGGCGAACCTTGAAGGCGCCAAAAGAGTTGGATTACAAACTTATCACATTACGCACCCAAAAGCGCTGATTCAATTCTTTGCGGATGTACACTAA
- a CDS encoding FG-GAP repeat domain-containing protein — protein sequence MRVLMFFKRSPVFLILIFVFAGFKPDSVLKEKSMENQLVWSTTLPNLGTLSSPRATDLNGDGILDLVVGMGRIEFQASDTAIVALDGKSGDIIWKRPAIDQIYGSATLLDINKDGVEDVLIGGRSRNTSGD from the coding sequence TTGCGCGTTCTAATGTTTTTCAAGAGAAGTCCGGTATTCCTTATCCTTATTTTTGTTTTTGCAGGTTTTAAACCTGATTCAGTATTGAAAGAAAAATCCATGGAAAATCAATTGGTTTGGTCAACAACTTTACCGAATCTAGGTACCCTTTCCTCTCCAAGGGCGACAGATTTAAATGGGGACGGGATTTTGGACCTCGTGGTCGGTATGGGTCGCATTGAATTTCAGGCTTCAGATACGGCCATTGTAGCCCTTGATGGTAAATCCGGAGACATAATTTGGAAAAGGCCTGCAATAGATCAGATTTATGGTTCTGCGACTTTGTTGGATATCAATAAGGACGGAGTGGAAGATGTGCTGATTGGCGGAAGGTCCCGCAATACTTCAGGCGATTGA
- a CDS encoding eCIS core domain-containing protein codes for MKSSLLQSSKKSNGSKKSNGSSSPTAQLQDKRKLAQDQKHLINLANTGKTAVQLKAFGQLLNGNAPLQKMSLEEEEPLQAKFETIQKQGSEEEELMQGKFKTIQKMGLEEEEPLQGKFETIQKQGLEEEELMQGKFKTIQKMEIEEEEPLQGKFETIQKQGLEEEELMQGKFKTIQKQENNTGLPDNLKSGIENLSGYSMDDVKVHYNSDKPATLQAHAYAQGTDIHIASGQEKHLPHEAWHVVQQKQGRVKPTIQLQGKVNVNDDAGLEKEADVMGGRAMDKSIKNQSDFSKDINNSIGDIVQRAVGFEFQTGWQAYMELPTIDNDAFTQIPFPKETALFGGRNGALGWTMETDGTDIEFVIEPPIEESTAGVIRLNEVMGSLRDFTDFLQGFDNIDKLNPNILPAIFNENVGNSTVVEPQGQIRAQPQATIGVQLDRIEALFRELGRQREASDLSSSQGTTYFGDRAIESADMASGIPNVNGSAPSHELKGIVTMLVQYLRQGRQSGRRAYAKDIAYAMARTNFVKMFSLIPEADYFKQNADVWIQYVLTAAGLANTEDTLLINQQITDGQDTNNMSLEETNALPQLPLTRGEWLSDIADQAAPQDRLTQAATIGQPAYTDVKGGNRLRAMGLLGNAIDLVGPGNLNEGIIIELRQMKKNIPSTQWHNVCHSLLNYLIALNNWDRNAGDAPEYNRL; via the coding sequence ATGAAATCTTCTCTCCTGCAAAGTTCCAAAAAATCCAATGGTTCTAAGAAATCAAATGGCAGTTCCTCTCCTACTGCCCAACTTCAGGACAAACGCAAACTTGCCCAAGACCAAAAGCACTTAATCAATTTGGCCAATACCGGTAAAACTGCTGTTCAACTGAAAGCATTCGGTCAACTTTTGAACGGAAATGCTCCACTTCAAAAAATGAGTCTTGAAGAAGAGGAGCCGCTGCAGGCAAAGTTTGAAACTATCCAAAAGCAGGGATCGGAAGAAGAAGAACTGATGCAGGGAAAGTTCAAGACCATTCAGAAAATGGGGCTCGAAGAAGAGGAACCACTACAGGGAAAGTTTGAAACTATCCAAAAGCAAGGATTGGAGGAAGAAGAACTGATGCAGGGAAAGTTCAAGACCATCCAAAAAATGGAAATCGAAGAAGAGGAACCACTACAGGGAAAGTTTGAAACTATCCAAAAACAGGGATTAGAGGAAGAAGAACTGATGCAGGGAAAGTTTAAGACCATCCAAAAGCAAGAAAACAATACAGGCCTTCCGGACAACCTCAAATCAGGGATTGAAAATCTTTCAGGATACTCCATGGATGATGTCAAAGTTCATTACAATTCGGACAAACCTGCTACGCTTCAGGCCCATGCTTATGCCCAAGGTACTGATATCCACATTGCATCCGGTCAGGAAAAACATTTGCCTCATGAAGCATGGCATGTGGTGCAACAAAAGCAAGGCAGGGTGAAACCCACGATTCAATTACAGGGTAAAGTTAATGTCAATGATGATGCTGGTTTGGAGAAAGAGGCTGATGTGATGGGGGGAAGGGCGATGGATAAATCGATAAAAAATCAAAGTGATTTTTCAAAAGATATAAATAATTCTATCGGTGACATAGTTCAACGGGCGGTGGGTTTTGAGTTTCAAACAGGATGGCAGGCCTATATGGAACTACCCACTATAGATAACGATGCATTTACTCAAATTCCCTTCCCAAAAGAGACGGCGCTCTTTGGTGGTAGAAATGGTGCATTGGGGTGGACCATGGAAACAGATGGAACAGACATCGAATTTGTCATCGAACCTCCCATTGAAGAAAGTACAGCTGGTGTCATCCGGTTAAATGAAGTAATGGGAAGTCTACGAGATTTTACCGATTTCTTGCAGGGATTTGACAATATTGACAAATTAAACCCGAATATCCTACCTGCAATTTTCAATGAAAATGTAGGTAATTCAACTGTAGTTGAGCCTCAAGGACAAATTAGAGCCCAGCCTCAAGCTACTATCGGAGTACAACTTGATCGAATAGAAGCTTTATTCCGTGAGCTCGGACGACAAAGAGAAGCCAGCGACCTATCTTCAAGTCAAGGAACCACCTATTTTGGAGATCGGGCAATCGAGTCGGCTGATATGGCTTCTGGCATACCAAATGTGAATGGTAGTGCTCCCAGCCATGAACTGAAAGGAATAGTCACCATGTTGGTTCAATACCTTCGTCAGGGACGACAATCGGGTCGTAGGGCATACGCCAAAGATATCGCTTATGCAATGGCTCGGACAAATTTTGTAAAGATGTTTTCGCTAATTCCCGAAGCAGATTATTTTAAGCAAAATGCAGATGTTTGGATCCAATATGTTTTAACAGCAGCTGGCCTGGCAAATACAGAGGATACCCTGCTAATTAACCAGCAAATCACGGATGGTCAGGACACTAATAATATGAGTTTGGAAGAAACAAATGCTCTTCCTCAATTACCCTTAACCCGGGGTGAATGGTTATCTGATATCGCTGATCAAGCAGCACCACAGGATCGTCTGACTCAAGCGGCAACAATTGGTCAACCAGCTTACACTGATGTAAAGGGAGGTAACCGGTTGAGAGCAATGGGACTACTTGGAAATGCTATAGATCTGGTAGGACCCGGAAATCTAAATGAAGGAATTATCATCGAATTAAGACAAATGAAAAAGAATATTCCTTCAACCCAGTGGCATAATGTTTGCCATAGTTTATTAAACTACCTGATTGCTTTAAACAATTGGGATCGCAATGCTGGAGATGCGCCGGAATACAATCGCCTTTAA
- a CDS encoding glycosyl hydrolase family 18 protein: MKRYLKILPYKLKISQRGLVKLIFTFIFLFFGFVNENAFSQVPPSKLILEDSINLKEKEREGFLNSIVQPFRFSENRKYRERKRVVELIRELTESKDLRIDSVTVNAIAERLMQLTEELEQNDSSRQFMESQIEKIFEELSIKSSASTVDSLKVKMGVVLQGIVDNAKKESVTQRSEILEKLLAIRKIQFKCGTGKGLISEFQLNDSTFVTYETCLEAKAKVFGWHNAWVDEEYQDYNYNFLTDIIYYGYELGSDGNPKNLKDLEKLRSSDLSNMVYQNDVGLSLSIYSKSQMETGKFLKSVAAQQSLFRQITALKSTLDMDGINVYFEDLAPKDRDLFTDFIWKLREELAKDQADFLVTVSIPAIVSVRDRSRVLAYDFPNLDSKVDFYLVQTDKINVNYSSIPGSPSPLFVDEGKGTGSIDMTFSFYTNGKVSPSKLVMTVSYLGISWPVPDFMEDSPAIGLGKYMEFREIRDFFGDMGSFEEVPVYGFDPEQVSSYYKYFDGKKMRTLWFEDGSSLFQKYNYALDQSLGGVAVWGLGYDDGYSELWDALGAAMIEVDSVLISSRSIAKEKESELGFWDILDLYYDDMQWAAINDIYIGDPYEGAEMYCEYKVYEPLLDSLINRYGIESVWDETFHSHYNSKLDPYENYLESEAYCVCLIERWNFYTSLHGYISLLLLGILIILIGIIFFGLKKFGDDWSLRGILTITSFVVALLMFVSFFLQLFFNGNFNLFGAGSEAVAVWVLVLIMVFGIGIGIIIHKIHMSRKYQYKDLP; this comes from the coding sequence ATGAAAAGGTATTTGAAAATATTGCCCTATAAATTAAAAATTTCCCAAAGGGGATTGGTTAAACTAATTTTTACATTTATTTTTTTGTTTTTTGGCTTTGTCAATGAAAATGCATTTTCACAGGTGCCTCCGTCCAAACTCATTTTGGAAGATTCCATCAATTTAAAAGAAAAAGAGAGAGAGGGATTTTTAAACAGTATTGTGCAGCCCTTTAGATTCAGTGAAAACAGAAAATACCGGGAAAGAAAGCGGGTTGTAGAATTAATCCGGGAATTGACTGAAAGCAAAGATTTGAGGATTGATTCAGTGACTGTGAATGCAATTGCTGAAAGGTTGATGCAGTTGACAGAAGAACTTGAGCAGAACGATTCTTCCCGGCAATTTATGGAATCCCAAATCGAAAAAATTTTCGAAGAACTGAGCATTAAATCTTCAGCAAGTACCGTTGATTCGCTCAAGGTAAAAATGGGCGTAGTTCTTCAGGGTATAGTAGATAATGCCAAAAAGGAGAGCGTGACGCAAAGAAGTGAAATTCTCGAAAAACTGCTGGCAATCAGGAAAATCCAATTCAAATGTGGTACAGGAAAAGGATTGATTTCAGAATTCCAATTGAATGACAGCACCTTCGTCACCTATGAAACCTGTCTGGAGGCCAAAGCCAAAGTTTTTGGATGGCACAATGCCTGGGTGGATGAGGAGTATCAGGATTACAATTATAATTTTTTGACTGATATCATCTATTATGGCTATGAGTTGGGATCTGATGGTAATCCCAAAAATCTAAAGGACCTAGAAAAATTAAGATCCAGCGACCTTTCCAATATGGTCTACCAAAATGATGTAGGATTATCCTTGTCCATTTATAGTAAGTCCCAAATGGAAACAGGAAAGTTTTTGAAAAGTGTTGCTGCCCAGCAAAGTCTTTTCCGACAGATTACGGCTTTAAAATCCACCCTAGATATGGACGGTATAAATGTTTATTTTGAAGACTTAGCGCCAAAAGACCGGGATTTATTCACAGATTTTATCTGGAAATTGCGGGAAGAGCTAGCCAAAGATCAAGCTGATTTTTTGGTTACTGTTTCCATTCCCGCCATAGTATCAGTCAGGGACAGAAGCCGGGTTTTGGCTTATGACTTTCCTAATCTGGATAGCAAGGTAGATTTCTATTTGGTGCAAACAGATAAGATAAATGTGAATTACTCATCCATACCGGGTTCACCTAGTCCATTATTTGTGGATGAGGGAAAAGGAACAGGAAGTATTGATATGACTTTCTCATTTTATACCAATGGAAAAGTTTCTCCTTCCAAATTGGTGATGACAGTTTCTTATTTGGGAATCAGCTGGCCTGTTCCTGATTTTATGGAAGACAGTCCTGCCATCGGATTGGGGAAATATATGGAATTCAGGGAGATCAGAGATTTTTTTGGGGATATGGGAAGTTTTGAAGAAGTGCCTGTATATGGATTTGACCCGGAACAGGTATCTTCCTACTACAAATATTTCGATGGGAAAAAGATGCGTACCCTATGGTTTGAGGACGGAAGCAGTCTCTTCCAGAAATATAATTATGCATTGGATCAATCCTTGGGAGGAGTAGCAGTCTGGGGGTTGGGATATGACGATGGTTATAGTGAATTGTGGGATGCATTGGGGGCCGCCATGATAGAAGTAGATTCTGTATTGATTTCCAGTAGATCTATTGCTAAGGAAAAAGAAAGCGAACTAGGTTTCTGGGATATTTTGGATCTCTATTATGATGACATGCAGTGGGCCGCTATCAATGATATTTATATTGGAGATCCATATGAAGGGGCAGAAATGTACTGCGAGTACAAAGTATATGAACCCTTATTGGACTCATTGATCAATCGTTATGGAATTGAGAGTGTCTGGGACGAAACCTTTCATTCACACTACAATTCCAAATTGGATCCCTATGAAAATTATCTGGAGTCAGAGGCCTATTGTGTCTGTTTGATTGAGCGTTGGAATTTTTATACTTCCTTACATGGCTATATCTCTTTGTTGCTTTTGGGTATTTTGATCATATTGATTGGGATCATATTTTTTGGATTAAAAAAATTCGGGGATGATTGGAGTTTGAGAGGGATCCTGACCATTACTTCATTTGTAGTTGCCCTGTTGATGTTTGTTTCTTTCTTTTTACAATTGTTCTTCAATGGTAACTTCAATCTTTTTGGAGCAGGAAGCGAAGCTGTAGCGGTTTGGGTTTTGGTATTGATTATGGTTTTTGGAATCGGGATTGGAATTATTATCCACAAAATCCATATGAGCAGAAAGTATCAGTATAAGGATTTGCCATAA
- a CDS encoding contractile injection system tape measure protein — MMRTDPNIISKSTISLRYPNRDMASQCNMLIERIFASHILPEMDRAFGLESLEGINLEIDSLEIDIGKIKQSELERYLGEKIRIALSTKLSKSLAESYDFLKEKDFNQKAYSFFGEGLFFYLTRGFLPQWIQSGLNLENLMDHIFDSNPEYFKDLIKKITGNKEAKKRWAYGLSNAYFDKLIRVLEPLESAWIIEFRSSIGPLISKNAQIPVQNKGLERSINYFILEFISDESGSEFNRLRFSESILKQTADHYNIGFLHLINVLVSALEQKEFERSKYKKLHTILIEIKEGQTEHHVREKDRKLDWFHIFNTYSWDQLTEKFTEKELKDVIAKFFESELSNGIGINKNGIFNIFRLVEGKGFNEFNALLESIFTLRLSGHESFEGTKSFQKIFLHWFQLRKEDPFESDSQLLFLRALLKELSETQELIDSDIVQILKIANRNNIKKSLLLLENNSLKDFRNQENDKNSIQIENQYDSLSQKISLLSSFLEKGYLSYAFQNISHFELKQIFLALLELDNTSIKEIILRVTPSEQVVRSFNILLDRSNSEVFLKYLNRHFGNFSKTFEASPTEKVNFGNNKIASFDYLHDLLSAVIYSKGDQNSPYFQFFQTKAHWKILIGNFKNLIDGEAVFRQQLQIFLKSHLKNISMGRRQERKLVDLYWYKRIWNMTILTASSNVIKRSLKNKKSRFSLPRNAALVIPPKSRWIFESLKNSNLEVSAIDKGFLAFIDVGEDRVVNFQLEFEILRFWFDKGYLPWWSHLKSISEVVLSLDKKDFQNDKEKLEAIRLLLADKGNFKKLESGISPKYHAKIKEKLIQVLGEEFVKSDFLNEKKSDYEDKNESEYEKQFDEISVKVWFQKYSRDINLLDKTVYQQEDSALTQKFFGGNIKIKEQVEVLLTFSPYIYFGNLTGGKWRRMVYEFAIQYPNTLNSFDPGKFHSVFLLFIQRKYAVFNWERIFKSLQKEIVKRKLQIKLPAAIRKAYQLDSSEVERQKEIEILTTGQQAKINNSGLVLTWPFLTMLFSRLGMLAGNRFKDGKMQNRAVYLLQYLAFGDVDFPEYDLVLNKILVGMPSATHLEPGIVLTDDEKNLSESLLKGMLQNWEKLSTSTVEALQITFLRREGHLVFEDNQIILNVENRGVDALMDSISWNIKMVKLPWMEKPIIINWRK; from the coding sequence ATGATGAGAACAGATCCAAATATTATTTCGAAATCCACGATTTCCCTTAGATACCCCAACAGGGATATGGCCTCTCAATGCAACATGCTCATTGAAAGGATCTTTGCATCCCATATTTTGCCGGAAATGGATCGGGCGTTTGGTCTTGAGTCTCTTGAAGGAATCAATCTGGAAATAGATAGTTTGGAGATAGATATTGGGAAAATCAAACAATCTGAATTGGAAAGATATCTGGGAGAAAAAATCAGGATTGCTTTGTCAACCAAATTATCCAAGTCATTGGCTGAAAGTTATGATTTTTTAAAAGAAAAAGATTTTAATCAAAAGGCATATTCCTTCTTTGGCGAAGGTTTGTTTTTCTACCTGACTAGAGGTTTTTTGCCCCAATGGATTCAATCCGGATTGAATCTGGAAAATTTGATGGATCATATTTTTGATTCAAATCCTGAATATTTCAAAGATTTGATCAAGAAAATTACCGGGAATAAAGAGGCAAAAAAGCGCTGGGCTTATGGACTTTCAAACGCTTACTTTGACAAACTGATTCGGGTCTTGGAACCTTTGGAGTCAGCATGGATTATTGAGTTCCGATCATCTATTGGCCCATTAATTTCCAAAAATGCTCAAATCCCGGTCCAAAACAAGGGCTTGGAAAGATCTATCAATTATTTTATTCTGGAGTTTATCAGTGATGAATCAGGAAGTGAATTTAACAGGTTGAGATTTTCCGAAAGTATCTTAAAACAAACAGCCGATCATTATAACATTGGTTTTCTTCATCTCATCAATGTTCTGGTCAGTGCTCTGGAACAAAAAGAATTTGAAAGATCGAAATATAAAAAACTTCACACGATATTAATTGAAATAAAAGAGGGCCAAACTGAACATCATGTAAGAGAAAAGGATAGGAAATTAGATTGGTTCCATATATTCAATACCTATTCTTGGGATCAATTAACCGAAAAATTTACTGAAAAGGAACTGAAAGATGTAATTGCAAAATTCTTTGAAAGTGAATTATCCAATGGAATAGGAATAAATAAAAACGGGATATTTAACATCTTCAGGTTGGTGGAGGGGAAAGGTTTCAATGAATTTAATGCATTGCTGGAATCAATTTTTACTTTAAGACTTTCGGGGCATGAAAGTTTTGAAGGGACAAAAAGTTTTCAGAAGATTTTTTTGCATTGGTTCCAGTTGAGAAAAGAAGATCCATTTGAATCTGATTCACAACTACTCTTTTTGAGGGCACTCTTAAAAGAATTGTCAGAGACCCAAGAATTGATAGATTCGGACATAGTGCAAATCTTAAAGATCGCAAACCGAAATAATATCAAAAAATCCTTATTGCTTTTGGAAAATAATTCCTTGAAGGATTTCAGGAATCAGGAAAACGACAAAAACTCAATCCAAATTGAAAATCAGTATGATTCCCTTTCCCAAAAGATAAGCTTACTATCCAGTTTTCTCGAAAAAGGATACCTATCTTATGCTTTCCAAAACATTTCCCATTTCGAATTAAAACAGATTTTTTTAGCATTATTAGAGCTTGATAATACATCAATAAAGGAAATAATCCTAAGGGTTACACCTTCTGAACAAGTTGTCCGGTCCTTCAATATCTTGCTGGATCGAAGCAATAGTGAAGTTTTCTTGAAATACCTTAACCGACATTTCGGGAATTTTTCAAAAACTTTTGAGGCTTCTCCTACTGAAAAGGTGAATTTCGGTAACAATAAAATAGCATCCTTCGATTACCTTCATGATTTGCTCTCCGCTGTGATTTATTCAAAAGGTGATCAAAATTCTCCTTACTTTCAATTTTTCCAAACCAAAGCACATTGGAAAATTTTGATCGGAAATTTTAAAAATCTGATTGATGGTGAAGCAGTATTTAGACAACAGCTACAGATATTTTTGAAAAGCCATTTGAAAAATATTTCAATGGGTAGAAGACAAGAAAGGAAGTTGGTTGATTTATATTGGTATAAGCGGATTTGGAATATGACGATTTTGACTGCTTCATCCAATGTGATCAAAAGAAGCCTGAAAAATAAAAAATCACGGTTTTCTTTGCCAAGGAATGCAGCTTTGGTTATTCCGCCAAAATCAAGATGGATTTTTGAATCTCTGAAAAACAGTAATTTGGAAGTATCAGCCATTGATAAAGGTTTTTTGGCATTCATTGATGTTGGAGAAGATAGGGTTGTAAATTTTCAATTGGAATTTGAAATTCTTCGCTTTTGGTTCGACAAAGGCTATTTACCATGGTGGTCACACCTCAAATCTATCAGTGAGGTTGTACTTTCATTGGACAAAAAAGATTTTCAAAATGATAAGGAAAAATTAGAGGCAATTAGACTGTTGTTGGCTGACAAAGGGAATTTTAAAAAATTAGAAAGTGGAATTTCCCCGAAGTATCACGCCAAAATCAAAGAGAAATTGATACAGGTATTGGGAGAAGAATTTGTAAAATCAGATTTTTTGAATGAAAAAAAATCAGATTATGAGGATAAAAATGAATCCGAATATGAGAAACAGTTTGATGAAATATCAGTAAAGGTTTGGTTCCAAAAGTATTCACGGGATATAAATCTACTCGATAAAACAGTTTATCAGCAAGAAGATAGTGCTTTAACCCAAAAGTTTTTTGGTGGAAATATAAAAATAAAAGAACAGGTAGAGGTTTTATTGACATTCAGCCCTTATATCTATTTTGGAAATCTTACAGGAGGTAAATGGAGAAGGATGGTTTATGAATTTGCCATTCAATATCCCAATACTTTGAATTCATTTGATCCCGGGAAATTCCATAGTGTTTTTCTCTTATTCATTCAACGTAAATATGCCGTTTTCAATTGGGAGAGAATTTTTAAAAGCCTCCAAAAAGAAATAGTAAAGAGGAAATTACAGATTAAACTTCCTGCTGCAATCAGGAAAGCCTATCAATTGGATAGTAGTGAGGTGGAAAGACAAAAAGAAATCGAAATATTGACTACAGGACAGCAAGCGAAAATCAACAATTCGGGTTTGGTTTTGACTTGGCCGTTTTTGACAATGCTTTTCAGCAGATTGGGAATGCTTGCGGGGAACCGTTTCAAAGATGGGAAAATGCAGAACCGAGCCGTATATCTGCTTCAATATCTTGCATTTGGAGATGTTGATTTTCCCGAGTATGATTTGGTATTGAACAAAATTCTTGTCGGCATGCCTTCGGCGACTCATCTGGAACCTGGAATTGTATTGACTGATGATGAAAAAAATCTTTCTGAAAGTCTTCTGAAAGGAATGCTCCAAAATTGGGAAAAATTAAGTACCTCTACAGTTGAAGCGCTTCAGATCACTTTTTTGCGAAGAGAAGGACATTTGGTTTTTGAAGATAATCAGATCATTCTCAATGTGGAAAATAGGGGTGTAGATGCCTTAATGGACAGCATCAGCTGGAATATCAAAATGGTAAAACTTCCCTGGATGGAAAAGCCCATTATTATAAATTGGCGCAAATGA
- a CDS encoding GPW/gp25 family protein, translating into MDKSEKSFLGKGWAFPPAFDIQTKFVRMVSEEEDIHQSIRIILGTVPGERIMNPKFGCGIIKHVFETTDATSITILKDLIYDAILYYEPRIKSEKIDILTDKIEEGILLVHISYRIIITNTRSNMVYPFYATEGTNL; encoded by the coding sequence ATGGATAAATCAGAAAAATCTTTTTTGGGTAAAGGTTGGGCATTTCCTCCGGCTTTTGACATTCAGACAAAATTCGTCCGGATGGTATCTGAAGAGGAAGATATTCATCAAAGCATCCGGATCATTTTGGGGACAGTCCCGGGGGAAAGAATTATGAATCCCAAATTTGGGTGTGGTATAATTAAACATGTTTTTGAGACAACAGATGCAACAAGTATTACCATCCTCAAAGATTTGATATATGATGCCATACTATATTATGAACCCAGGATCAAATCTGAAAAAATAGATATTCTAACTGATAAAATTGAAGAGGGTATTCTTCTTGTTCATATATCCTATAGAATCATCATCACCAATACAAGAAGTAATATGGTTTATCCCTTCTATGCTACCGAGGGGACTAACTTATAA
- a CDS encoding PAAR domain-containing protein has product MPPAARLTDMHTCPMQTPGLPPIPHVGGPIIGPGVPTVLIGKMPAAVLGDSLVCVGPPDSIVKGSATVMIGGKPAARMGDSTAHGGSIVLGCPTVMIGG; this is encoded by the coding sequence ATGCCGCCAGCTGCTAGATTGACCGATATGCATACTTGTCCGATGCAGACACCCGGACTGCCGCCTATACCACATGTGGGCGGGCCAATCATCGGACCCGGAGTTCCTACAGTTTTGATTGGTAAAATGCCTGCGGCTGTTTTGGGTGATTCGCTAGTCTGCGTGGGTCCTCCCGATAGCATTGTCAAAGGATCTGCCACGGTAATGATAGGAGGGAAACCTGCTGCTAGAATGGGGGATTCCACTGCACATGGAGGAAGTATTGTATTGGGTTGTCCAACAGTTATGATCGGTGGGTAA